In one Terriglobales bacterium genomic region, the following are encoded:
- a CDS encoding segregation/condensation protein A codes for MPGPQQPAQPAAAPAAAQPPREEFPFAVTVGAVYDGPLDLLLDLIRRQDIDIYDIPIAQITAQYLAYVERMKQLDVDVAAEFIYMASVLIHIKSKMLLPRDPEAPAEEEDPRNELVNRLLEHEKFKNAAQMLLQKQQIEDAVWSNPALKDFKDAEGAEPELVTDVVDLVKTFRAILERAKSRPVLNVDEDSASVSQMIDYVRRRLLLEDRPVRLKWLLRTVHSTGALICLFLALLELVRLQAIQVRQEKIFGDIIIKKHLAFDTAFAEGGPLKDDWR; via the coding sequence TTGCCAGGTCCGCAACAACCCGCGCAACCCGCCGCCGCGCCGGCGGCCGCGCAGCCCCCGCGCGAAGAATTTCCCTTCGCGGTCACGGTGGGCGCCGTCTATGACGGGCCGCTCGACCTGCTGCTGGACCTGATCCGGCGGCAGGACATTGACATCTACGACATCCCAATCGCGCAGATCACGGCGCAGTACCTGGCGTACGTGGAGCGCATGAAGCAGCTCGACGTGGACGTGGCGGCCGAGTTCATCTACATGGCGTCGGTGCTCATCCACATCAAGTCAAAGATGCTGCTGCCGCGCGATCCGGAGGCGCCGGCGGAGGAGGAAGATCCGAGAAACGAGCTGGTGAACCGCCTGCTGGAGCACGAAAAGTTCAAGAACGCGGCGCAGATGTTGCTGCAGAAGCAGCAGATTGAAGACGCGGTGTGGTCGAATCCGGCGCTGAAGGACTTCAAGGACGCCGAGGGCGCCGAGCCCGAGCTGGTCACCGACGTGGTGGACCTGGTGAAGACGTTTCGGGCGATCCTGGAGCGGGCGAAGTCGCGTCCCGTGCTGAACGTGGACGAAGACAGCGCCAGCGTGAGCCAGATGATTGACTACGTGCGGCGGCGGCTGCTGCTGGAGGACCGCCCGGTGCGGCTGAAGTGGCTGCTGCGCACCGTCCACTCGACCGGCGCGCTGATTTGTTTGTTCCTGGCGCTGTTGGAGCTGGTTCGCTTGCAGGCGATCCAGGTGCGTCAGGAAAAGATCTTCGGCGACATTATTATTAAGAAGCACCTGGCGTTCGATACGGCTTTCGCCGAGGGCGGGCCGTTGAAAGATGATTGGCGCTAG
- the trpS gene encoding tryptophan--tRNA ligase — MANNQKPGRKPRVLSGMRPTGKLHLGHYVGALQNWVRLQDNYECFFFVADWHALTTDYADPSRIKEYSIEIVLDWLSVGLDPERSTIFIQSHVPQHAELHLLFSMITPLGWLERVPSYKEQKEQLKERDLNTYGFLGYPLLQAADILVYQADFVPVGQDQVAHVELTREVARRFNMFYAGKRGEVFPEPQPLLTPTAKLPGTDGRKMSKSYGNFILLSEPEESVRAKLKTMVTDPARVRRTDPGNPDVCPVGDLHKIFSDRETNAKVDAGCRSAGIGCIECKGWAADSLVSVLKPIQERRRKYEQNPKLAWDILEAGSAKARKAAEAAMKEARDAMRMSREYEPPSRGATSE, encoded by the coding sequence ATGGCCAACAACCAGAAACCTGGCCGAAAACCAAGAGTGCTGAGCGGAATGCGTCCCACGGGCAAGCTGCACCTGGGGCATTACGTGGGTGCGCTGCAAAACTGGGTGCGGCTGCAGGACAACTACGAGTGCTTCTTCTTCGTCGCCGACTGGCACGCGCTCACCACCGATTACGCCGACCCCTCGCGCATCAAGGAGTATTCGATCGAGATCGTGCTCGACTGGCTGTCGGTTGGGCTCGACCCGGAGCGCAGCACCATCTTTATCCAGTCGCACGTGCCGCAGCACGCCGAACTGCACCTGCTGTTCAGCATGATCACGCCGCTGGGGTGGCTGGAGCGCGTTCCGTCCTACAAAGAACAGAAAGAGCAGCTCAAGGAGCGTGACCTGAATACGTATGGGTTCCTCGGGTATCCGCTGCTGCAGGCGGCCGACATTCTGGTGTACCAGGCCGACTTCGTGCCGGTCGGGCAGGACCAGGTGGCGCACGTGGAGTTGACGCGCGAGGTGGCGCGGCGCTTCAACATGTTCTACGCCGGCAAGCGCGGCGAGGTCTTCCCCGAGCCGCAGCCGCTGCTCACGCCGACGGCCAAGCTGCCCGGGACCGACGGGCGGAAGATGTCGAAGTCGTACGGGAACTTCATCCTGCTCTCCGAGCCGGAGGAATCGGTCCGCGCGAAGCTGAAGACCATGGTCACCGATCCGGCGCGCGTGCGGCGAACCGACCCGGGCAATCCCGATGTGTGCCCCGTTGGCGATCTGCACAAAATCTTCAGCGATCGCGAAACCAACGCCAAAGTGGACGCAGGCTGCCGGTCAGCGGGCATCGGGTGCATCGAGTGCAAGGGCTGGGCGGCCGATTCGCTGGTGAGCGTGCTGAAGCCGATCCAGGAGCGGCGGCGAAAATACGAGCAGAATCCGAAGCTGGCATGGGATATTCTGGAAGCGGGTTCGGCGAAGGCGCGCAAGGCCGCCGAAGCGGCGATGAAGGAAGCGCGCGACGCGATGCGCATGTCGCGCGAGTACGAGCCGCCTTCGCGCGGCGCCACCTCGGAATAA
- a CDS encoding site-2 protease family protein, whose protein sequence is MATLRCAAGRQHGHRPGPLPEGEGWARKPHGILKFLVRMSSEIVFAIFQIIAFLFAISVHESAHAWMASRCGDPTARMLGRVTLNPIKHIDPFGTVILPLIALLTHFPVIGWAKPTPVNPRNFRNPMRDDILTSVAGPVSNLVVATGAVVLLAVISLASGQGKLIVSGIAQGALIDTGSALVPLCVLLYEAMIINVLLAVFNLIPIPPLDGSHVLRHFLPASAMHAYQMFGTVAFILLFLVGGRFLGLLMMPFVNFFNSLLLRM, encoded by the coding sequence TTGGCCACGTTGAGGTGCGCCGCCGGCCGCCAGCACGGACATCGGCCCGGCCCGCTGCCGGAAGGGGAAGGCTGGGCGCGGAAGCCGCATGGTATCCTCAAATTTTTGGTGCGCATGAGCAGCGAAATCGTCTTCGCCATCTTTCAGATCATCGCGTTTCTGTTCGCGATCAGCGTGCACGAGTCGGCGCACGCGTGGATGGCGTCGCGCTGCGGCGATCCCACGGCGCGCATGCTGGGGCGCGTCACGCTGAATCCCATCAAGCACATTGATCCGTTCGGCACGGTCATCCTGCCGCTCATCGCGCTGCTCACGCACTTTCCGGTGATCGGATGGGCGAAGCCCACGCCGGTGAACCCGCGCAATTTCCGCAATCCCATGCGGGACGACATCCTGACCAGCGTCGCCGGGCCGGTCAGCAACCTGGTGGTGGCGACCGGCGCGGTAGTGCTGCTGGCGGTGATTTCCCTCGCCAGCGGGCAGGGGAAGCTGATCGTTTCCGGCATCGCGCAGGGCGCGCTGATCGACACCGGGTCGGCGCTGGTGCCGCTCTGCGTGCTGCTCTACGAAGCGATGATCATCAACGTGCTGCTGGCGGTGTTCAACCTGATCCCGATTCCGCCGCTGGATGGCAGTCACGTGCTGCGGCACTTCCTGCCGGCGAGCGCGATGCACGCCTACCAGATGTTCGGCACGGTGGCGTTCATCCTGCTGTTCCTGGTGGGCGGGCGCTTTCTCGGCCTCCTGATGATGCCCTTCGTGAACTTCTTCAACTCCCTGCTGCTGAGAATGTGA
- a CDS encoding TonB-dependent receptor, translating to MLLGSKRGTTRLLPFAVLAIVVALSALPAFGQGIVTGTMSGTVQDAQQAVIVGANVRVVNVGTNIESNTQTDAQGFFMVKNLAPGTYDVTITAPSFSKLEVKNLAVVVGRNTNLGTQVMRVGGATEIVTVEASAPLVDAQTSQVGSTFTTRTVGSVPLGGTGFDFLALFVPGVANNGSANFSNTNGASIANNGLRGRSNNFQIDGQSNNDNSVAGPSLFLNNPDVIGEVQIINNNFSVEYGRNSGTVVNYITKSGTNSFHGSAFNYYTGSWSYSHANQEKNPVQGFCVNGRVDPVANGCTRPTVPRFVENRWGGTIGGPIVKDKAWFFASYQQDPQRGSATGTSSSLTPTPAGIGILDSAFPGNAAVAWLKAQGPYAITAGNPAQAGAVQTIPVSGTTTTVNVPFAFITRSIGNNQDDRQITGRGDWQMSSKDKFFARYIFQKTLTAFGAGTISSGAFVAIPAKDQQIGLDYTRTWTSHLVQQLRFSYSRAGFGFEAGQARPNCDRSNFSVCPPSIAFSDATNSYTTLGLANNLPQGRLINVTQYQGNNAWSRGRHTVKFGGEYARQRSPNQFLPNVNGTFTFFSTGAVSAFSNFIRGAAGCAAGATCSTLTLADGNFSAEYKEQDVSWYVQDDWRIKDNLTLNLGLRWEWNQQAVNLLRDITLRNVANGFWSSSAPTSVTTLPEIPEDLNNYGPNFGFAWTPRIAERLFGKDKTVIRGGYRIAYEPAFYNIFLNVQTAAPVVNLGSVNNVGVTAAGTGASVAAAYLSLIPRGANPGSRNQTRVSPNFHNPYTEQWSFGIQRELNSKIAVESRYAGNHAIGNFSTINGNPNISGIPANLLPPGVTPCPAGAAGVGSGAVGRLDCNFTNVRTRNNGAWSIYHGLQNELRIRNFHNFTANFAYTWSKAIDNVSEIFAATGGGIANPAPQNPFDPNVGERGVSAQSFPHVFNTFWYYDFPWMKSQHGVLGKIVGGWTWGGTYRYQTGAPLTPFQNTTNPACDTSWNTAFIGQDSCRPILSNPKAPFDAAGRYLTATQLVNNSTCVSAAAVGTAACPLVTPNDVRFIVNNTFADNALCGGNPFACSVSRDVYRAQSRNQLDLSVAKGFKIREGMNLDLRIDGFNVANRMFFGSPGLNINSRNINPGAGAAQGSFGNTAFNTSNRRSLVLSVHFGF from the coding sequence ATGCTGCTTGGCAGCAAAAGAGGAACCACAAGACTACTGCCTTTTGCGGTCCTGGCAATCGTCGTAGCGCTCAGCGCGCTGCCGGCGTTTGGCCAGGGCATCGTGACCGGCACCATGTCGGGAACCGTGCAGGACGCGCAACAGGCAGTCATCGTCGGCGCCAACGTTCGCGTGGTGAACGTGGGCACCAACATCGAGTCCAACACCCAGACCGACGCCCAGGGCTTCTTCATGGTGAAGAACCTGGCGCCCGGCACCTACGACGTCACCATCACCGCGCCCAGCTTCTCCAAGCTGGAAGTGAAGAACCTGGCCGTGGTCGTGGGCAGGAACACGAACCTCGGCACGCAGGTGATGCGCGTCGGCGGCGCCACCGAGATCGTGACCGTGGAAGCCTCCGCGCCACTGGTTGACGCGCAGACCTCGCAGGTTGGCAGCACGTTTACCACCCGCACGGTGGGCTCGGTACCGTTGGGCGGGACCGGCTTCGACTTCCTGGCGCTGTTCGTCCCCGGCGTGGCCAACAACGGCTCCGCGAACTTCAGCAACACCAACGGCGCGTCCATCGCCAACAACGGGTTGCGCGGCCGCTCTAATAACTTCCAGATCGACGGCCAGAGCAACAACGACAATTCCGTCGCCGGTCCGTCGCTGTTCCTTAACAATCCCGATGTGATTGGCGAGGTGCAGATCATCAACAACAACTTCAGCGTGGAGTACGGCCGCAACTCCGGCACGGTGGTGAACTACATCACCAAGAGCGGCACTAACTCATTCCACGGTTCGGCGTTCAACTACTACACCGGAAGCTGGAGCTACTCGCACGCCAACCAGGAAAAGAACCCGGTGCAGGGGTTCTGCGTCAACGGCCGCGTGGATCCCGTGGCCAATGGTTGCACGCGCCCCACAGTTCCGCGCTTCGTTGAAAACCGCTGGGGCGGAACCATCGGCGGTCCTATCGTCAAGGACAAGGCCTGGTTCTTCGCCAGCTACCAGCAAGACCCGCAGCGCGGCTCGGCGACCGGTACCTCATCGAGCCTCACGCCCACGCCGGCCGGCATCGGCATTCTCGACTCGGCGTTTCCGGGCAATGCGGCCGTCGCCTGGCTGAAGGCGCAGGGACCCTATGCCATCACCGCCGGCAATCCAGCGCAGGCGGGCGCGGTGCAGACGATCCCTGTTTCCGGCACCACCACCACCGTCAACGTCCCGTTCGCGTTCATTACGCGCTCCATCGGCAACAACCAGGACGACCGGCAGATTACCGGCCGCGGCGACTGGCAGATGTCCTCCAAGGACAAGTTTTTCGCCCGTTACATCTTCCAGAAGACGCTGACGGCGTTTGGCGCCGGGACCATCTCCAGCGGCGCCTTCGTTGCCATTCCTGCCAAAGACCAGCAGATTGGCCTCGATTACACGCGCACCTGGACTTCGCACCTGGTGCAGCAGCTGCGTTTCAGCTACTCACGCGCCGGATTCGGCTTTGAGGCCGGGCAGGCGCGTCCGAACTGCGACCGCAGCAACTTCAGCGTCTGTCCGCCGAGCATCGCCTTCAGCGACGCGACCAACAGCTACACCACCCTCGGCCTGGCCAACAACCTGCCGCAGGGCCGGCTGATCAACGTCACCCAGTACCAGGGCAACAACGCCTGGAGCCGCGGCCGGCACACCGTCAAGTTCGGCGGCGAGTATGCCCGTCAGCGCTCTCCGAACCAGTTCCTGCCGAACGTGAACGGCACGTTCACGTTCTTCTCCACCGGCGCGGTGAGCGCGTTCAGCAACTTCATTCGCGGCGCGGCTGGATGCGCGGCAGGTGCGACCTGCTCCACCCTGACCCTGGCCGATGGAAACTTCAGCGCGGAGTACAAGGAACAGGACGTCTCCTGGTACGTGCAGGATGACTGGCGCATCAAGGACAACCTTACCCTCAACCTCGGCTTGCGCTGGGAGTGGAACCAGCAGGCGGTCAATCTGCTGCGCGACATCACCCTGCGCAACGTGGCCAACGGCTTCTGGTCGTCGAGCGCGCCGACTTCCGTTACCACGCTGCCCGAGATCCCCGAAGACCTCAACAACTACGGTCCGAACTTCGGCTTTGCCTGGACGCCGCGCATCGCCGAGCGTCTGTTCGGCAAAGACAAGACCGTCATTCGCGGCGGCTACCGCATCGCCTATGAGCCGGCGTTCTACAACATTTTCCTGAACGTTCAGACGGCGGCGCCGGTGGTGAACCTGGGCTCGGTCAACAACGTCGGCGTCACCGCGGCCGGGACCGGCGCGTCGGTGGCGGCGGCTTACCTGTCGTTGATTCCGCGCGGCGCCAATCCCGGAAGCCGCAACCAGACGCGTGTGAGCCCCAACTTCCACAACCCGTACACCGAGCAGTGGTCGTTCGGCATTCAGCGCGAGCTCAACAGCAAGATCGCCGTCGAGTCGCGCTACGCCGGCAACCACGCCATCGGTAATTTCTCCACCATCAACGGCAACCCGAACATCTCCGGCATTCCGGCCAACCTGCTGCCCCCGGGCGTTACCCCCTGTCCGGCAGGCGCGGCCGGAGTCGGCTCTGGCGCGGTGGGACGCCTGGATTGCAACTTCACCAACGTCCGCACGCGCAACAACGGAGCGTGGTCCATCTACCACGGATTGCAGAACGAGCTGCGGATCCGCAACTTCCACAACTTCACGGCTAACTTCGCCTACACGTGGAGCAAGGCGATCGACAACGTCAGCGAGATCTTCGCGGCCACCGGCGGCGGCATCGCCAACCCGGCCCCGCAGAACCCCTTCGACCCCAACGTCGGCGAGCGCGGGGTGTCGGCGCAGTCGTTCCCGCATGTGTTCAACACGTTCTGGTACTACGACTTCCCCTGGATGAAGAGCCAGCACGGCGTGCTCGGGAAGATCGTGGGCGGCTGGACGTGGGGAGGCACGTACCGCTACCAAACGGGCGCCCCGCTGACGCCGTTCCAGAACACCACCAACCCGGCGTGCGACACCTCGTGGAACACCGCGTTTATTGGTCAGGACTCCTGCCGGCCCATCCTCAGCAACCCCAAGGCTCCGTTTGATGCGGCGGGCCGTTACCTGACCGCAACCCAGTTGGTGAACAACAGCACCTGCGTCAGCGCCGCTGCCGTTGGCACGGCCGCCTGCCCGTTGGTGACACCCAACGACGTGCGCTTCATCGTCAACAACACGTTCGCAGACAACGCGCTGTGCGGCGGCAATCCGTTCGCCTGCTCGGTCAGTCGCGACGTCTACCGGGCCCAGAGCCGTAACCAACTGGACCTGTCAGTGGCCAAGGGATTCAAGATCCGCGAAGGCATGAATCTGGACCTCCGGATTGATGGCTTCAACGTTGCGAACCGCATGTTCTTCGGTTCGCCGGGCTTGAACATCAACAGCCGAAACATCAACCCGGGCGCGGGCGCTGCTCAGGGCAGCTTTGGCAACACTGCCTTCAACACGTCCAATCGCCGCAGCTTGGTGCTGTCAGTGCACTTTGGGTTCTAA
- a CDS encoding DinB family protein, with the protein MTAGPSFEELMRYTGQEAERWRAFFEQQPAALDAPLDIAGQKTARGLLMHIFAVEQRHSERLLGEPVTPPEQFVSKQSLDEIYGVARAGRGKLTQFLSTATENDMRQVLTFVTITAGEVTTSKRKLAVHILLHGIRHYAQLATAVRQGGYPQPWMHDIMFSDAME; encoded by the coding sequence ATGACGGCGGGCCCGAGCTTCGAAGAGCTGATGCGATACACCGGGCAGGAGGCGGAACGCTGGCGTGCGTTCTTTGAACAACAGCCGGCAGCGCTGGATGCTCCGCTCGACATTGCCGGGCAGAAGACCGCGCGCGGATTGCTCATGCACATCTTTGCCGTGGAGCAGCGGCACTCGGAGCGTCTGCTGGGCGAACCGGTGACGCCGCCTGAGCAGTTTGTGAGCAAGCAGTCGTTGGATGAAATCTACGGCGTGGCGCGGGCCGGGCGCGGCAAGCTGACGCAGTTCCTGAGCACTGCGACGGAAAACGACATGCGGCAGGTGCTGACGTTCGTGACGATCACTGCGGGAGAGGTCACGACCAGCAAACGCAAGCTGGCGGTGCACATTCTGCTGCATGGCATCCGGCACTACGCGCAGCTGGCCACGGCGGTGCGGCAGGGCGGGTATCCGCAGCCGTGGATGCACGACATCATGTTCTCCGATGCGATGGAATGA
- a CDS encoding acyltransferase, whose protein sequence is MPRYEYRDLHPTPEAEKLFLAWIEQLERDFQDRDPEHRSAVVRGALHELYLGRPWQAPDPERDGMARAALVHSFDPRNATLEPESYGDVDVAKYSERKPLIWFWMMYDRSPAGLNHWLGHRVRAMLARHVFKHCGKNVKIFHGVEVSYGYNLTVEDNCTIHKYVLLDDRGEIIIHEGSSISDYANVYSHAHDLNDGMIVSNQKTEIGPRARITYHATVLSGVKVGEHGMVGSMGVASKDVPPYHIVGGIPAKTLKVKSIAPEEVQRAFSEKSAEKKEPR, encoded by the coding sequence ATGCCGCGTTACGAATATCGCGACCTGCATCCCACGCCGGAGGCGGAGAAGCTTTTTCTGGCGTGGATCGAGCAGCTGGAGCGCGATTTCCAGGACCGCGATCCGGAGCACCGGAGCGCAGTGGTGCGCGGCGCGCTGCACGAGCTGTACCTGGGGCGGCCCTGGCAGGCGCCCGATCCCGAGCGCGACGGCATGGCGCGGGCGGCGCTGGTGCACAGCTTCGATCCCCGCAACGCGACGCTGGAGCCGGAGTCGTACGGCGACGTGGATGTGGCCAAGTACAGCGAGCGAAAGCCGCTCATCTGGTTCTGGATGATGTACGACCGCTCGCCGGCGGGGCTGAACCACTGGCTGGGCCATCGCGTGCGCGCCATGCTGGCGCGGCACGTGTTCAAACATTGCGGGAAGAACGTGAAAATTTTCCACGGGGTGGAGGTTTCCTACGGCTACAACCTGACGGTGGAAGACAACTGCACCATCCACAAGTACGTTCTTCTCGACGACCGCGGCGAAATCATCATCCACGAGGGCAGCTCGATTTCCGACTACGCCAACGTGTACTCGCACGCGCACGACCTGAACGACGGCATGATCGTGAGCAACCAGAAAACCGAGATCGGCCCGCGGGCGCGCATCACCTACCATGCCACGGTGCTGAGCGGCGTGAAGGTAGGCGAGCACGGGATGGTGGGATCGATGGGGGTGGCGTCGAAGGACGTGCCGCCGTATCACATCGTGGGCGGGATTCCGGCGAAGACTTTGAAGGTGAAGTCGATCGCGCCGGAAGAAGTGCAGCGCGCTTTCAGTGAAAAATCAGCGGAGAAGAAGGAGCCGCGATGA
- a CDS encoding AsmA family protein: protein MARSAKFRFLVALALVLALAAVAPPSVNVNRFKKGVVSAISGALGRPVTVDSVRLQLVPQPGFTLQNFVVEDDPSFSAEPLLRAGEVTAVLRLSSLWRGRLEIARLGLKEPSLNLVRRPDGQWNLEPVLARTRQTASAPTGKSSPEARPRFPYVEADSGRINLKLGQEKKVWALTDADFALWLASEDEWRARLEARPVRSDANLGNVGVVRAEGSFRRGTRPNETSLRINARLSNAQLGQLSTFIFGRDRGWRGEGSATVALTGTPARVAVTAEAKVDGFHRYDITSPESFALAAACSATLLVSGQQVQDLHCELPARDGAVTLRGSAAGLPGNRSYELGLALRDVPASYLTALARQMKRDLPDDLTGDGRVNAAFVARSRQGGRTEWQGGGSAEAVLLRSRELETPLELGRVEFAVETPAQPAAATHARGRRPPRSHDPAEAARLRVLPFPLALGGGQPARAQAWFSAKEYAFQLDGPAQLPRLLAAARVFGIPATKAVLSGSARVQLAGAGTWAGFGAPVVTGTADLRGVGAEIPGVQGGVRMASASARLSEGSFALENFQASLADGAIALSGWLRRPRGCSGESTIEFGIAGDRVSAADLNRVLNPRAQQQPWYRRLAGGPTPAGSFERLRARGTIAVAHLVMKDAIAQNFSAQAEMGDGTLTLSDISATMFGGTLHGELRAEFAGAAPAYALSGSLQRASMAQVSQAMRDNWATGTAGATFKLAASGWSAGELASSVSGSADFEWRDGMLKHVVLAPHGHERKPSAAGAPVRIHLFRGRALLRDGVLTLQQTKMETAGGSYVVSGTASPGRQLALTLLSGAQSFTVEGTLDSPRVQARLAAAGHNRVPE, encoded by the coding sequence ATGGCACGGAGCGCTAAATTCCGCTTCCTGGTCGCACTGGCGCTGGTGCTGGCGCTGGCGGCCGTGGCGCCGCCTTCGGTCAACGTGAACCGCTTCAAGAAAGGCGTGGTGAGCGCGATCAGCGGCGCGCTTGGACGTCCGGTGACGGTGGACTCCGTGAGGCTGCAGCTGGTGCCGCAGCCCGGCTTTACCCTGCAGAACTTCGTGGTGGAAGACGATCCCAGCTTCAGCGCCGAGCCGCTGCTGCGCGCCGGCGAAGTCACGGCCGTGCTGCGGCTGAGTTCGCTGTGGCGCGGGCGGCTGGAAATCGCGCGGCTGGGCCTGAAAGAGCCGAGCCTGAACCTGGTGCGGCGTCCCGACGGGCAGTGGAACCTGGAACCGGTGCTGGCGCGCACGCGGCAGACGGCGTCGGCGCCGACGGGCAAGAGCAGTCCCGAGGCGCGTCCGCGATTTCCTTACGTCGAGGCCGATTCGGGGCGCATCAACCTGAAGCTCGGCCAGGAGAAGAAGGTGTGGGCGCTGACCGACGCCGACTTCGCGCTGTGGCTCGCGTCGGAAGACGAGTGGCGGGCACGGCTGGAGGCGCGTCCGGTGCGCAGCGACGCCAACCTGGGCAATGTGGGCGTGGTGCGCGCCGAGGGCAGCTTCCGGCGCGGGACGCGTCCGAATGAGACCTCGCTGCGAATCAATGCGCGGCTGAGCAACGCGCAACTCGGGCAGCTCTCGACGTTCATCTTCGGGCGCGACCGCGGCTGGCGCGGCGAAGGCTCGGCGACGGTGGCGCTCACCGGGACACCGGCGAGGGTGGCCGTGACGGCCGAGGCGAAGGTGGACGGATTCCATCGGTACGACATCACCTCGCCGGAGTCGTTCGCATTGGCGGCGGCTTGCAGCGCCACCCTGCTGGTGAGCGGCCAGCAGGTGCAGGACCTGCATTGCGAGCTGCCCGCGCGGGATGGCGCGGTGACGCTGCGCGGCAGCGCAGCCGGATTGCCCGGCAACCGGAGCTATGAGCTCGGACTCGCGCTGCGCGACGTGCCGGCGTCGTACTTGACCGCGCTGGCGCGGCAGATGAAGCGCGACCTGCCGGACGACCTGACGGGCGACGGCCGGGTAAATGCCGCGTTCGTGGCGCGCTCGCGCCAAGGCGGCCGGACCGAGTGGCAGGGCGGCGGCAGCGCGGAGGCGGTCCTGCTGCGTTCGCGCGAGCTGGAGACGCCACTGGAGCTGGGCAGGGTCGAGTTCGCGGTGGAGACGCCGGCGCAACCGGCGGCCGCCACACACGCGCGCGGCCGGCGACCGCCCAGGAGCCATGATCCGGCGGAAGCGGCGCGCCTGCGGGTCCTGCCCTTCCCGCTGGCGCTTGGCGGCGGGCAGCCGGCGCGGGCGCAGGCCTGGTTTTCCGCGAAAGAGTACGCCTTCCAACTCGACGGTCCGGCGCAACTGCCGCGATTGCTGGCGGCGGCGCGCGTGTTCGGCATTCCGGCAACCAAGGCGGTGCTGAGCGGCAGCGCGCGCGTGCAACTGGCGGGCGCGGGCACGTGGGCCGGCTTCGGCGCGCCGGTGGTCACGGGAACGGCGGACCTGCGCGGCGTTGGCGCGGAAATTCCCGGCGTGCAGGGCGGCGTGCGGATGGCGAGCGCGTCGGCGCGGCTCAGCGAAGGTTCGTTTGCGCTGGAGAACTTTCAGGCGTCGCTGGCAGACGGGGCGATCGCGCTGAGCGGCTGGTTGCGCCGGCCGCGGGGCTGCAGCGGCGAGAGCACGATCGAGTTCGGCATTGCCGGGGACCGCGTGAGCGCCGCCGACTTGAACCGCGTGCTGAATCCGCGAGCGCAGCAGCAGCCCTGGTATCGGCGGCTGGCGGGCGGCCCCACGCCGGCGGGAAGTTTTGAGCGCTTGCGGGCGCGCGGCACGATTGCGGTGGCCCACCTGGTGATGAAAGATGCGATCGCGCAGAATTTTTCGGCGCAGGCTGAGATGGGCGACGGCACGCTGACGCTCAGCGACATCTCGGCGACGATGTTTGGCGGCACGCTGCACGGGGAATTGCGCGCCGAATTCGCGGGCGCGGCGCCGGCGTACGCGCTTTCCGGGTCGCTGCAGCGCGCATCCATGGCGCAGGTGTCGCAGGCGATGCGGGACAACTGGGCGACGGGCACGGCGGGCGCCACGTTCAAGCTGGCGGCTTCCGGATGGTCGGCGGGTGAGTTGGCGTCTTCGGTTTCAGGCTCGGCGGACTTCGAGTGGCGCGATGGCATGCTGAAGCACGTGGTCCTGGCTCCGCACGGGCACGAACGCAAGCCGTCGGCAGCCGGCGCGCCGGTCCGCATCCACCTTTTCCGGGGACGCGCGCTGCTGCGCGACGGCGTCCTGACGCTGCAACAGACCAAAATGGAAACGGCCGGCGGATCGTACGTCGTAAGTGGGACGGCGTCGCCAGGGCGTCAACTAGCGCTCACCTTGCTGAGCGGCGCGCAGTCGTTTACCGTGGAAGGAACGCTGGATTCACCGCGGGTGCAGGCACGGCTGGCTGCCGCGGGTCACAACCGCGTTCCTGAATGA